In a single window of the Rhizoctonia solani chromosome 16, complete sequence genome:
- a CDS encoding ribosomal protein L3, which produces MSLLWARRQHVCRLSLQNLSRGIHISAICREKLQEVVATSTKQWTPLSQRTGLIARKRGMTAVWDQNGARVPITVLQIENCQVTGNVSTPRKFKPTYHAVQIAASDRSEKSTTRAMLGHFSKAGVSPKRIVKEFEVTQDALLPVGTTLSACHFVPGQSVDVIGTSMGKGYAGTMKRWNFRGLAASHGVSISHRAAGSTGQHQDPGRVFPGKKMAGRLGGERTTVQNLFVQRIDTSLNLVFVKGAVPGPDDGFVFIRDSKKKLVSLASARFRKGLEMSKILPTGIESLPFPAGDKALEAQLPPVVIADSRGRSPFVPPEN; this is translated from the exons ATGTCGCTGCTTTGGGCTCGCCGGCAGCATGTTTGTCGATTATCATTACAAAATCTCAGTCGCGGTATCCATATATCCGCTATATGTCGTGAAAAGCTACAGGAAGTAGTAGCGACTTCTACAAAACAATGGACGCCACTATCCCAACGAACTGGACTGATCGCTCGCAAACGGGGAATGACTGCAGTTTGGGACCAAAACGGGGCTAGAGTTCCAATCACCGTCCTCCAG ATTGAAAACTGCCAAGTGACTGGGAACGTTTCGACCCCTCGCAAATTTAAACCAACTTATCATGCAGTACAGATAGCTGCATCAGATAGGTCGGAGAAATCGACCACTCGCGCCATGTTGGGGCATTTCTCCAAGGCTGGAGTTTCTCCAAAGCGTATCGTCAAGGAGTTCGAAGTTACACAGGACGCTTTGTTACCAGTTG GCACCACTCTATCTGCTTGCCACTTTGTGCCTGGACAATCTGTTGATGTGATTGGAACATC CATGGGAAAGGGATATGCTGGAACCATGAAACGATGGAACTTTCGGGGCTTGGCTGCAAGCCATGGTGTCTCCATCTCCCACCGTGCTGCTGGCTCTACTGGACAACACCAG GATCCTGGACGCGTCTTTCCAGGGAAGAAGATGGCTGGCCGACTGGGCGGCGAGCGGACTACAGTTCAAAACCTCTTTGTTCAGCGCATTGATACATCGTTGAACCTGGTTTTCGTCAAGGGAGCAGTGCCAGGCCCGGATGATGGGTTTGTATTCATACG GGATTCAAAGAAGAAACTCGTCTCGTTGGCGAGTGCCAGATTTAGGAAGGGATTAGAAATGAGCAAAATACTTCCCACCGGCATTGAGTCCCTTCCATTCCCCGCGGGAGACA
- a CDS encoding phosphatidylinositol glycan, class M — MVANISTRGSAESVLGAMVIITHSLILSDRLDLAALMFGLSVHFKIYPIIYGASVLAWLDKQEPLQFSWKSLTRKRLRFTFISALSFLGLGGLMFAIWGRPFLEHTYLYHLTRRDHRHNFSPYFYPIYLNYDLGYSSDSLPSRILRNPLFSFVPQMGLCAMSGLLLGRRDLSFAWFIQTMTFVTFNKVCTSQYFMWYLWFLPLVLPSIRMSPKRGGFVLFIWIISQAIWLGIAYRLELLGQSVYLWVWAASIVFLVSNAFVLGELIAAYDYQSTRT, encoded by the exons ATGGTCGCCAACATATCTACTCGTGGAAGTGCCGAGTCCGTGTTGGGCGCCATGGTTATAATCACCCATTCTCTCATACTTTCCGACCGCCTTGATTTGGCTGCCTTGATGTTTGGATTATCCGTTCACTTCAAAATATACCCCATAATCTACGGTGCTAGTGTTCTAGCATGGCTAGACAAGCAGGAGCCGCTTCAGTTTTCTTGGAAATCATTAACTCGGAAAAGACTCAGATTTACCTTTATTTCGGCCCTATCATTTTTGGGTTTGGGAGGTTTGATGTTCGCAAT ATGGGGTCGCCCGTTCCTTGAACACACCTATCTTTATCATCTAACACGACGAGATCACCGTCACAATTTCTCGCCGTATTTCTACCCTATCTACCTCAATTACGACCTGGGCTACTCgtcagactctttgccaagcCGAATTCTACGAAATCCGCTCTTTAGCTTTGTACCGCAGATGGGGCTTTGTGCAATGTCAGGTTTACTGCTAGGGAGGCGGGATCTATCGTTTGCATGGTTTATCCAAACCATGACATTTGTGACGTTTAATAAAGTCTGTACATCTCAG TATTTCATGTGGTACCTGTGGTTCCTGCCCTTGGTACTCCCGAGTATCCGAATGTCACCGAAAAGAGGAGGGTTTGTGCTGTTTATTTGGATTATTTCACAG GCAATCTGGTTGGGCATTGCTTATAGACTGGAGCTCTTGGGCCAGAGCGTTTATCTTTGGGTTTGGGCCGCAAGTATTGTATTCCTTGTATCGAACGCATTTGTTCTAGGAGAGTTGATCGCTGCCTATGATTACCAGTCTACACGTACATAA